The following proteins are encoded in a genomic region of Pseudodesulfovibrio mercurii:
- the qrcB gene encoding menaquinone reductase molybdopterin-binding-like subunit QrcB — translation MSVARRTFIQLGAGATVGILFTPTVWKALDDVSIWTQNWPWIPKLKYGALEAKPTVSKMCESGCAVKVRTVAGEAFGTMGNEDNPISGGGICPLCANGVQVKNSPNRIKAPMLDGQEITWEKAQEVVAEKLAAAGSKVAVISGDQTGTVNEVFSALLNDKGSDAFYVMPCDMQAADKAWTGLMGGSGQIGYDLEGADLVLLAGADALESWGPTVANLKAFAANESGKFIFAGPMQTKTASVTAKWVPVPAEGMAAFTLGIAYYVLQAGKTVDAADFGQFKAMVMSDYSPAKVEAATGVKADQLASLAKQLLTAANPVVVPAGPVAAHGAAFALNLLLGGAMKVLPEFAKAIPSAMSRSEMLKADILEGVDADLLFVYEANPAYALPEKVKAAFTVAFDMVQTETTATANLVLPSLHPYERFDDLVSPYGLSAAVYSLGAPVSKPSVNAACAATFILGLADLGFESFEEVLGAKVEAIGADMDALQGGEAFVVKGEAPMAVSLAANVLGKAAVPVKGTGAVGLAPYTLLNVGTANRATTPNAPCTISNNQLLGDNMVVMMGSATAKQLGVTVGSKVKLSGGKGECEALVQIFEGVMPGVVAAPLGLGHTVGDEFSKGKGDNVYKILTVSSEAAAGASTWAGSTVNVAKI, via the coding sequence ATGAGCGTAGCACGCAGAACTTTTATTCAGTTGGGTGCGGGCGCCACCGTCGGTATTCTTTTTACTCCGACGGTCTGGAAAGCCCTTGACGATGTCTCCATCTGGACCCAGAACTGGCCCTGGATTCCCAAGTTGAAATACGGGGCTCTGGAAGCCAAGCCCACCGTGTCCAAGATGTGCGAGTCCGGCTGTGCCGTGAAGGTCCGCACCGTGGCCGGTGAGGCCTTCGGCACCATGGGCAACGAGGACAACCCGATCTCCGGCGGCGGTATCTGCCCCCTGTGCGCCAACGGCGTCCAGGTCAAGAACAGCCCCAACCGGATCAAGGCCCCCATGCTCGACGGCCAGGAGATCACCTGGGAGAAAGCCCAGGAAGTCGTGGCCGAAAAGCTGGCCGCCGCCGGTTCCAAGGTCGCGGTCATCTCCGGCGATCAGACCGGCACGGTCAACGAGGTCTTCTCCGCCCTGCTCAACGACAAGGGCAGCGACGCCTTCTACGTCATGCCCTGCGACATGCAGGCGGCCGACAAGGCCTGGACCGGCCTGATGGGCGGTTCCGGTCAGATCGGCTACGACCTGGAAGGGGCCGACCTGGTCCTCCTGGCCGGGGCCGACGCCCTGGAGTCCTGGGGACCGACCGTGGCCAACCTGAAGGCGTTTGCCGCCAACGAGTCCGGCAAGTTCATCTTCGCCGGTCCCATGCAGACCAAGACCGCTTCCGTGACCGCCAAATGGGTCCCGGTTCCGGCCGAGGGCATGGCCGCCTTCACCCTGGGCATCGCCTACTACGTCCTTCAGGCCGGAAAGACCGTGGACGCCGCCGACTTCGGCCAGTTCAAGGCCATGGTCATGAGCGACTACAGCCCGGCCAAGGTCGAGGCCGCCACCGGCGTCAAGGCCGACCAGCTGGCCTCCCTGGCCAAGCAGCTGCTGACCGCCGCCAATCCGGTGGTCGTCCCGGCGGGCCCCGTGGCCGCCCACGGCGCCGCCTTCGCCCTGAACCTGCTGCTCGGTGGGGCCATGAAGGTCCTGCCCGAGTTCGCCAAGGCCATCCCCTCCGCCATGAGCCGCTCCGAGATGCTCAAGGCGGACATCCTGGAAGGCGTGGACGCCGACCTGCTGTTCGTCTATGAGGCCAACCCGGCCTACGCCCTGCCCGAAAAGGTCAAGGCCGCCTTTACCGTGGCCTTCGACATGGTCCAGACCGAGACCACGGCCACGGCCAACCTGGTCCTGCCCAGCCTGCACCCCTACGAGCGGTTCGACGACCTGGTCAGCCCCTACGGGCTGTCCGCCGCCGTCTACTCCCTGGGCGCGCCGGTCTCCAAGCCGTCCGTGAACGCGGCCTGTGCCGCGACCTTCATCCTGGGCCTGGCCGACCTCGGTTTCGAGTCCTTCGAGGAAGTGCTCGGCGCCAAGGTCGAGGCCATCGGCGCGGACATGGACGCGTTGCAGGGCGGCGAGGCCTTCGTGGTCAAGGGCGAAGCCCCCATGGCCGTCTCCCTGGCCGCCAACGTTCTGGGCAAGGCCGCGGTTCCCGTCAAGGGCACCGGCGCAGTGGGACTCGCTCCCTACACCCTGCTCAACGTCGGCACCGCCAACCGGGCCACCACGCCCAACGCGCCGTGCACCATCAGCAACAACCAGTTGCTCGGCGACAACATGGTCGTCATGATGGGTTCGGCCACGGCCAAGCAGCTCGGCGTGACCGTCGGCTCCAAGGTCAAGCTCTCCGGTGGGAAGGGCGAATGCGAAGCCCTGGTGCAGATCTTCGAAGGCGTCATGCCCGGCGTCGTGGCCGCTCCCCTGGGGCTGGGCCACACCGTGGGCGACGAGTTCTCGAAGGGCAAGGGCGATAATGTCTACAAGATCCTCACGGTGAGCTCGGAGGCTGCCGCCGGCGCCTCCACATGGGCCGGTTCCACTGTGAACGTCGCCAAAATCTAG
- the qrcC gene encoding menaquinone reductase iron-sulfur cluster-binding subunit QrcC: MQTKEFKIRWGMVIDIDKCTGCGACMVGCQVENNIAPMTKSDPYNYVQALTKPRDDASNKLRTLTWMNVYELSNGKAYPEHETAYLPRPCMQCGSPACVPVCPVVATDKNEEGGIVSQIYPRCIGCRYCMAACPYHARYFNWWDPLWPEGMDKGLSPAVSPRPRGVVEKCNFCHTRYLKAKDKARLDGEDPMNLPEGAYITACAEICPTKAITFGDLNNPEHKVHELIQSPNAFRLLEKLGLHPQVYYMSEREWVRKQGDNYNAEAGGHH; the protein is encoded by the coding sequence ATGCAAACGAAAGAATTCAAAATCAGATGGGGCATGGTCATCGATATTGACAAGTGCACCGGCTGCGGCGCCTGCATGGTCGGCTGCCAGGTGGAGAACAATATCGCTCCGATGACCAAAAGCGACCCCTATAACTATGTCCAGGCCCTGACCAAGCCGCGCGACGACGCGTCGAACAAGCTCAGGACCCTGACCTGGATGAACGTCTACGAGCTGTCCAACGGCAAGGCGTATCCGGAGCACGAGACCGCCTACCTGCCGCGTCCCTGCATGCAGTGCGGCAGCCCGGCCTGCGTTCCGGTCTGCCCGGTCGTGGCCACGGACAAGAACGAGGAGGGCGGCATCGTCTCCCAGATCTACCCCCGGTGCATCGGATGTAGATACTGCATGGCCGCCTGCCCATACCATGCCCGGTACTTCAACTGGTGGGATCCGCTCTGGCCCGAAGGCATGGACAAGGGATTGTCCCCGGCCGTTTCGCCCCGCCCGCGCGGCGTGGTCGAGAAGTGCAACTTCTGCCACACCCGCTATCTGAAGGCCAAGGACAAGGCCCGTCTGGACGGCGAAGATCCGATGAACCTGCCCGAGGGCGCGTACATCACCGCCTGCGCCGAGATCTGTCCGACCAAGGCCATCACCTTCGGCGACCTGAACAATCCGGAACACAAGGTGCACGAACTCATTCAGAGCCCCAATGCGTTCCGTCTGCTCGAAAAGCTGGGCCTGCACCCGCAGGTCTACTACATGTCCGAGCGTGAATGGGTCCGCAAGCAGGGCGACAACTACAACGCCGAAGCCGGCGGACACCACTAG
- the qrcD gene encoding menaquinone reductase integral membrane subunit QrcD has protein sequence MDSKLFPEGVRRCSFGQFLIWTAVILAFFLWGLYAAVLVLYNGIGTTGLDNYFGFGAWITFDLAVIALGAGAFFTGLLKYILKIKQLEKIINLTVVVGFICYSGAMLVLTLDIGQPGRAWFGYWHPNVHSMLTEVIFCITCYCTVLIIEFVPLVLEQKQLNKIPFIHALAHNMHVNMALFAGIGAFLSTFHQGSLGGMYGVLIGRPFAFREGFFIWPWTFFLFVLSAVGSGPVFTVLVCTFMEKLTGKKLVDFKTKALMGKIAGTMLTVYMFFKILDTWAWATGYLPSVGLTFDEMFYGLVYGKWLLYTEIVLCGVVPAIMLITPSIRNRPALLYTAALLDCFGVSLNRYIFTVQTIAFPAMPFDSWQVYAPNWVEYASSIMIVAYGFLVLTLVYRYLPLFPQERELN, from the coding sequence ATGGATAGCAAACTCTTCCCGGAAGGGGTGCGGCGCTGCTCCTTCGGCCAGTTCCTGATCTGGACGGCCGTCATCCTGGCCTTCTTCCTGTGGGGCCTGTACGCCGCCGTGCTGGTCCTCTACAACGGCATCGGCACCACCGGCCTCGACAACTACTTCGGGTTCGGTGCCTGGATCACCTTCGACCTGGCCGTGATCGCCCTGGGCGCCGGTGCGTTCTTCACCGGACTGCTCAAGTACATCCTCAAGATCAAACAGCTTGAGAAGATCATCAACCTGACCGTGGTCGTGGGCTTCATCTGCTACTCCGGCGCCATGCTGGTCCTGACGCTCGACATCGGGCAGCCCGGCCGCGCGTGGTTCGGCTACTGGCATCCGAACGTCCACTCCATGCTGACCGAAGTTATCTTCTGCATCACCTGCTACTGCACCGTGCTGATCATCGAGTTCGTCCCGCTGGTCCTCGAACAGAAGCAGCTGAACAAGATTCCCTTCATCCACGCCCTGGCGCACAACATGCACGTGAACATGGCGCTGTTCGCCGGTATCGGCGCGTTCCTGTCCACCTTCCACCAGGGCTCCCTGGGCGGCATGTACGGCGTCCTGATCGGTCGTCCCTTCGCCTTCCGCGAGGGCTTCTTCATCTGGCCGTGGACCTTCTTCCTGTTCGTCCTCTCCGCCGTTGGTTCGGGCCCGGTCTTCACCGTCCTGGTCTGCACCTTCATGGAGAAGCTGACCGGCAAGAAACTCGTGGACTTCAAGACCAAGGCCCTCATGGGCAAGATCGCCGGCACCATGCTGACCGTCTACATGTTCTTCAAGATCCTCGACACCTGGGCGTGGGCCACCGGCTACCTGCCCTCCGTGGGCCTGACCTTCGACGAGATGTTCTACGGCCTGGTCTACGGCAAGTGGCTGCTCTACACCGAGATCGTCCTGTGCGGCGTGGTCCCGGCCATCATGCTGATCACCCCGTCCATCCGCAACCGTCCGGCCCTGCTGTACACCGCAGCGCTGCTGGACTGCTTCGGCGTGTCCCTGAACCGGTACATCTTCACCGTCCAGACCATCGCCTTCCCGGCCATGCCCTTCGATTCCTGGCAGGTCTACGCCCCCAACTGGGTGGAGTACGCCTCCTCGATCATGATCGTGGCCTACGGTTTCCTGGTCTTGACCCTGGTGTACCGCTACCTGCCGCTGTTCCCGCAGGAACGCGAGCTGAACTAG
- a CDS encoding TAXI family TRAP transporter solute-binding subunit, with translation MTACIRAMITAAVLLVSAGLLAACGDAPSRERETSNGKPAAADSSVGTLKASKPVFATIGTGGISGVYYPTGGAIANMVNLKRDTYNVRLTVESTGGSVFNINSVIAGDLQFGIAQADRQFQAVHGIAEWRERGPQTKLRAVFSMHPETVTLVAGEDTGIRDIRDLKGHRVNIGNPGSGQHQNSLDALEAAGLALTDIEAVEIKAMEAIEMLEAGTLDAFFYTVGHPSAAILKIARGKRKVRIVPITGVDSLFILHPYYVPSRVNMKYYPDAADAGRDVESFGVKATLVTSVDVPDPVVYAVTREVFENFETFKAQQPAFADLTKMDMLQGLSAPIHPGAARYYREAGLQ, from the coding sequence ATGACGGCTTGCATCAGGGCGATGATAACGGCGGCGGTCCTGTTGGTTTCGGCGGGGCTGCTGGCCGCCTGCGGCGACGCGCCGAGCCGGGAGCGGGAAACCTCGAACGGGAAACCCGCGGCGGCCGACTCGTCGGTCGGGACCCTCAAGGCCTCGAAGCCCGTGTTCGCGACCATCGGCACCGGCGGCATTTCCGGGGTCTATTATCCCACGGGCGGGGCCATCGCCAACATGGTCAACCTCAAGCGCGACACGTACAACGTCCGGCTCACGGTGGAATCCACGGGCGGGTCGGTCTTCAACATCAATTCGGTCATCGCCGGGGACCTCCAGTTCGGCATCGCCCAGGCGGACCGCCAGTTCCAGGCCGTGCACGGCATCGCCGAGTGGCGGGAGCGGGGACCGCAGACCAAGCTGCGGGCCGTGTTCTCCATGCACCCCGAGACCGTGACCCTGGTGGCCGGCGAGGACACCGGCATCCGCGACATCCGCGACCTCAAGGGACACCGGGTGAACATCGGCAATCCGGGCTCGGGCCAGCACCAGAACTCCCTGGACGCCCTGGAGGCGGCCGGGCTGGCCCTGACGGACATCGAGGCCGTGGAGATCAAGGCCATGGAGGCCATCGAGATGCTCGAGGCGGGCACCCTGGACGCCTTCTTCTACACCGTGGGGCACCCCTCGGCGGCTATCCTGAAGATCGCCCGGGGCAAGCGCAAGGTGCGCATCGTGCCCATCACCGGGGTGGACAGCCTGTTCATCCTGCATCCCTACTACGTGCCGTCGCGCGTCAACATGAAGTACTATCCCGATGCGGCCGACGCTGGGCGCGACGTGGAGAGCTTCGGGGTCAAGGCCACCCTGGTCACCTCGGTCGACGTGCCGGACCCTGTCGTCTACGCCGTGACCCGCGAGGTCTTCGAGAATTTCGAGACCTTCAAGGCGCAGCAGCCCGCCTTCGCCGATTTGACAAAAATGGACATGTTGCAGGGGCTGTCCGCTCCCATCCATCCGGGGGCGGCCCGCTACTACCGCGAAGCCGGGCTGCAATAG
- a CDS encoding amino acid ABC transporter ATP-binding protein, which yields MAMIEVQKLHKWYGDFHVLQGITESVNKGEVLVICGPSGSGKSTFIRCINRLEEYQKGQILFDGKNILDKDVNINDLRAEIGIVFQQFNLYPHLSVLRNVTLAPTKVKNMPKDQAEEIALHLLERVGIHDQAHKYPAELSGGQQQRVAIARSLAMKPKVMLFDEPTSALDPEMINEVLNVMKDLAREGMTMLCVTHEMGFAREVADRVLFMDGGVVVEQAAPDEFFRNPQNERTKNFLKEIL from the coding sequence ATGGCAATGATTGAAGTGCAGAAACTGCACAAGTGGTATGGCGATTTTCATGTCTTGCAGGGGATCACCGAATCCGTGAACAAGGGCGAGGTGCTGGTCATCTGCGGCCCTTCCGGTTCCGGCAAGTCCACCTTCATTCGCTGTATCAACCGACTCGAGGAATACCAGAAAGGACAGATTCTGTTCGACGGGAAGAACATCCTGGACAAGGACGTGAACATCAACGACCTGCGGGCCGAGATCGGCATCGTCTTCCAGCAGTTCAACCTCTATCCCCACCTGTCGGTGCTCCGGAACGTCACCCTGGCCCCCACCAAGGTCAAGAACATGCCCAAGGACCAGGCCGAGGAGATCGCCCTGCACCTGCTCGAACGGGTGGGCATCCACGACCAGGCCCACAAGTATCCGGCCGAACTTTCCGGCGGCCAGCAGCAGCGCGTGGCCATCGCCCGCTCCCTGGCCATGAAGCCCAAGGTCATGCTCTTCGACGAGCCCACCTCGGCGCTCGACCCCGAGATGATCAACGAGGTCCTCAACGTCATGAAGGACCTGGCCCGCGAGGGCATGACCATGCTCTGCGTGACCCACGAAATGGGCTTTGCCCGCGAGGTGGCCGACCGCGTCCTGTTCATGGACGGCGGCGTGGTCGTTGAGCAGGCCGCGCCCGACGAGTTCTTCCGCAACCCCCAAAACGAGCGCACAAAGAACTTCCTGAAGGAAATTCTTTAA
- a CDS encoding ABC transporter substrate-binding protein gives MKRLVLILALVLSFVFAANAAFAGKLEDVKAKGVLVCGVKDSVNLFGFVDPNTKELVGFDVDICKYIADKIGVKTEFKVVTSKNRIPMLAQGSVDMLAATMTHKFSRDEQIDFSITYFMDGQKLLVEKGSGITSTADLANKKVGTVKGSTSEKNIKAAQPAAQVISYDEYPQAFMALKQGKVKAVTTDSGILAGLKAGDDNPEKWEIVGAFFSSEPYGLGVPQNDSEFRDFVNKCLNEMWLDGTYHKLFKKWMGYDLPAGWEMELWPM, from the coding sequence ATGAAACGTTTGGTACTGATTCTGGCCCTGGTCCTGTCGTTCGTGTTCGCGGCCAACGCCGCCTTCGCGGGTAAACTGGAGGACGTGAAGGCCAAGGGCGTGCTCGTCTGCGGCGTCAAGGACTCCGTCAACCTGTTCGGCTTCGTCGATCCCAACACCAAGGAACTGGTCGGCTTTGACGTGGACATCTGCAAGTACATCGCCGACAAGATCGGTGTGAAGACCGAATTCAAGGTCGTCACCTCCAAGAACCGCATCCCCATGCTGGCCCAGGGTTCCGTGGACATGCTGGCCGCCACCATGACCCACAAGTTCTCCCGTGACGAGCAGATCGACTTCTCCATCACCTACTTCATGGACGGCCAGAAGCTGCTGGTCGAAAAGGGCTCCGGCATCACCTCCACCGCCGATCTGGCCAACAAGAAGGTCGGTACCGTGAAGGGCTCCACCTCCGAGAAGAACATCAAGGCCGCCCAGCCCGCCGCCCAGGTCATCTCCTACGACGAGTACCCGCAGGCCTTCATGGCGCTCAAGCAGGGCAAGGTCAAGGCCGTGACCACCGACTCCGGCATCCTGGCCGGTCTCAAGGCCGGTGACGACAACCCCGAGAAGTGGGAAATCGTCGGTGCCTTCTTCTCCTCCGAGCCCTACGGTCTCGGCGTGCCGCAGAACGACTCCGAATTCCGCGACTTCGTCAACAAGTGCCTGAACGAGATGTGGCTCGACGGCACCTACCACAAGCTCTTCAAGAAGTGGATGGGTTACGACCTGCCCGCCGGCTGGGAGATGGAACTCTGGCCCATGTAA
- a CDS encoding amino acid ABC transporter permease → MEYTFHWARMFSGEPARWMWEGFCTTMQISTISLVSAMILGIIICILRMTPFKPFQWFSLAYTEFFRNTPLLIQIFFWYNGAHVIIPEVINQWMNDLYYWFPGPFSLFGHQFVGEWVLFNVEFIMSIIALTVYTSAFIAEEIRAGIFSIPKNQLEASRAVGLSFLQGYRYVILPQALRIVIPPLISQALNLIKNSSLVMVLGVTDLMYQATQIESYHAMPFEAFTVALLIYLAISLVVSFCITMYNKHFMIQVMY, encoded by the coding sequence TTGGAATATACGTTTCATTGGGCCAGGATGTTTTCGGGCGAACCCGCCCGGTGGATGTGGGAGGGCTTCTGCACCACCATGCAGATTTCGACCATTTCCCTGGTCTCCGCCATGATCCTGGGGATCATCATCTGCATCCTGCGCATGACCCCGTTCAAGCCCTTCCAGTGGTTCAGCCTCGCCTACACCGAATTCTTCCGCAACACGCCGCTGCTCATTCAGATTTTCTTTTGGTACAACGGGGCGCACGTGATCATCCCCGAGGTCATCAACCAGTGGATGAACGACCTCTACTACTGGTTCCCCGGCCCGTTCTCCCTGTTCGGCCACCAATTCGTGGGCGAATGGGTGCTGTTCAACGTTGAGTTCATCATGAGCATCATCGCCCTGACCGTGTACACCTCGGCCTTCATCGCCGAGGAGATCCGGGCGGGCATCTTCTCCATCCCCAAGAACCAGCTGGAGGCGTCCCGCGCCGTGGGCCTTTCCTTTTTGCAGGGATACCGCTACGTGATCCTGCCCCAGGCCCTGCGCATCGTCATTCCGCCGCTTATTTCCCAGGCCCTGAACCTGATCAAGAACTCGTCCCTGGTCATGGTCCTGGGCGTGACCGACCTTATGTACCAGGCCACCCAGATCGAGTCCTACCACGCCATGCCGTTCGAGGCCTTCACCGTTGCCCTGCTGATCTACCTGGCGATCTCGCTGGTCGTCTCGTTCTGCATCACCATGTACAACAAGCACTTCATGATTCAGGTCATGTACTAA
- a CDS encoding amino acid ABC transporter permease — translation MHWDIAFSNLDYFLYGTTNFDWHFPFIHNPEGLVASVILAIFGIFGAFWLGLAAGLMRMSRRWWIKIPAVCYIEVIRGMPLLLLIFWFYYLAPVITGQNLPAFSTTMVCFMIFTGAYVGEIVRAGVKALPKGQMEAARSTGLSHVQAMQLVILPQALRNMIPSFVNQFVSLTKDTSLAAILGVIELTRTGIQVDNRETVASFEIWITIACLYFLICYILTSYSRRLEAQLSRYQARDR, via the coding sequence ATGCATTGGGATATCGCGTTCAGCAACCTCGATTACTTCCTCTACGGGACCACGAACTTCGACTGGCATTTTCCGTTCATCCACAATCCCGAGGGGCTGGTGGCCAGCGTCATCCTGGCCATCTTCGGCATCTTCGGCGCCTTCTGGCTCGGCCTGGCCGCAGGACTCATGCGCATGTCCCGGCGTTGGTGGATCAAGATTCCCGCGGTCTGCTACATCGAAGTCATCCGCGGCATGCCGCTGCTCCTGCTCATCTTCTGGTTCTATTACCTGGCTCCGGTCATCACCGGGCAGAACCTGCCCGCCTTTTCCACGACCATGGTCTGTTTCATGATCTTCACCGGGGCCTACGTGGGCGAGATCGTCCGCGCGGGCGTCAAGGCGCTGCCCAAGGGCCAGATGGAGGCCGCCCGGTCCACCGGGCTGTCCCACGTCCAGGCCATGCAGCTGGTCATTCTGCCCCAGGCCCTGCGCAACATGATCCCGTCCTTCGTCAACCAGTTCGTCTCCCTGACCAAGGACACCTCCCTGGCCGCCATCCTCGGCGTCATCGAACTGACCCGGACCGGCATCCAGGTGGACAACCGCGAGACGGTCGCCTCCTTCGAGATATGGATCACCATCGCCTGCCTGTACTTCCTGATCTGCTATATCCTGACCTCCTACAGCCGTCGGCTGGAGGCCCAGCTGTCGCGCTATCAGGCGCGGGATCGCTAG
- a CDS encoding precorrin-8X methylmutase produces the protein MYRGAAVLTDITFQSFQKPEDIEAESFRIIDAEVPEPRPFAGPQWDIVRRMIHTTADFEMLSLVRFHAKAVENGLAALRNGAVIVTDTEMARRGMPVRRLDPLGCSVHCLMNDPRVVERAKVEGITRAKAAVDVAVAELKPDIWVVGNAPTALIRLVEHVDNGAANPLLVVGMPVGFVNAAESKALLMSRDIPYISVEGRKGGSALAASVINALAVLAA, from the coding sequence ATGTACCGGGGGGCCGCCGTCTTGACCGACATTACGTTCCAGAGCTTCCAGAAACCCGAGGACATCGAGGCCGAATCCTTCCGGATCATCGACGCCGAGGTGCCCGAGCCGCGCCCGTTCGCGGGCCCGCAGTGGGACATCGTCCGCCGCATGATCCACACCACGGCGGATTTCGAGATGCTGTCCCTGGTTCGTTTCCACGCAAAGGCCGTGGAAAACGGGCTGGCCGCCCTGCGCAACGGGGCCGTGATCGTCACGGACACGGAGATGGCGAGGCGCGGCATGCCCGTGCGCCGGCTCGATCCCCTGGGCTGTTCCGTGCACTGCCTGATGAACGATCCGCGCGTCGTCGAGCGCGCCAAGGTCGAGGGAATCACCCGGGCCAAGGCGGCCGTGGACGTGGCCGTGGCCGAGTTGAAGCCGGATATTTGGGTCGTGGGCAACGCGCCCACCGCGCTCATCCGGCTGGTTGAGCACGTGGACAACGGGGCCGCGAATCCGCTTCTTGTGGTCGGCATGCCCGTGGGATTCGTGAACGCGGCCGAGTCCAAGGCGCTGCTCATGAGCCGGGACATCCCGTACATTTCCGTCGAGGGACGCAAGGGCGGCAGCGCCCTGGCCGCCTCGGTGATCAACGCCCTGGCCGTGCTCGCCGCCTGA
- a CDS encoding 4Fe-4S dicluster domain-containing protein produces the protein MSRKNKGKNKVTVYPDWCKGCGICVEFCPGKVLGLSLEGKAVVEREEDCIRCGFCELHCPDFAIVVSDKEPMENGLSDKDAETPPPPKRTAGKKGA, from the coding sequence ATGTCCCGTAAGAACAAAGGCAAGAACAAGGTGACCGTCTACCCGGACTGGTGCAAAGGCTGCGGCATTTGCGTCGAGTTCTGTCCGGGCAAGGTCCTGGGCCTGAGCCTGGAAGGCAAGGCCGTGGTGGAGCGCGAGGAAGACTGTATCCGGTGCGGATTCTGCGAACTGCATTGCCCGGATTTCGCCATCGTGGTCAGCGACAAGGAACCCATGGAAAACGGGCTGTCCGACAAGGACGCCGAAACCCCGCCGCCCCCGAAGAGGACGGCCGGGAAGAAGGGGGCTTGA
- a CDS encoding 2-oxoacid:acceptor oxidoreductase subunit alpha, protein MPRPKKRTEIFALGNEAVVQGALLAGCTFFGGYPITPSSEIMEIMATRLPVMENGVFMQMEDEIASMGAVIGASLSGRKAMTATSGPGFSLMQENLGYAVMAETPLVLVNVMRGGPSTGLPTSPAQGDVQQARWGTHGDHPIIVLSASNVQECLDMTITAFNMAEKYRTPVILLLDEVTSHTREKIEIPNEGEYEVFSRTVPSMPPEWYKPYEETVRGVPPMPPIGSGYRFHVTGLTHDRNGFPTQRPEEVVELMERIHRKIDQFFYDIQLVEEIMTDDCDVCVIAYGSVARSAELAVQQARSHGVRAGLLKLMTLFPYPRRHTEKILAHAKTLVVPEMNMGQMSREVKRVNMGHAAVRTINRVDGQIVTPSEILKVIMQG, encoded by the coding sequence ATGCCCAGACCCAAGAAACGGACCGAAATATTCGCGCTGGGCAACGAGGCCGTCGTCCAGGGCGCGCTGCTGGCCGGATGCACGTTCTTCGGCGGCTATCCCATCACCCCGTCCTCGGAGATCATGGAGATCATGGCCACCCGCCTGCCCGTGATGGAGAACGGGGTGTTCATGCAGATGGAGGACGAGATCGCCAGCATGGGCGCGGTCATCGGGGCCTCGCTCTCCGGGCGCAAGGCCATGACCGCCACCTCCGGCCCGGGCTTCTCGCTCATGCAGGAGAACCTGGGCTACGCCGTCATGGCCGAGACCCCGCTGGTCCTGGTCAACGTCATGCGCGGGGGGCCGTCCACCGGGCTGCCCACCAGCCCGGCCCAGGGCGACGTGCAGCAGGCCCGCTGGGGCACCCACGGCGACCATCCCATCATCGTCCTGTCGGCCTCCAACGTGCAGGAGTGCCTGGACATGACCATCACGGCCTTCAACATGGCCGAAAAATACCGCACCCCGGTCATCCTGCTGCTCGACGAGGTCACCTCCCACACCCGGGAGAAGATCGAGATTCCCAACGAGGGCGAGTACGAGGTCTTTTCACGCACCGTGCCGAGCATGCCGCCCGAGTGGTACAAGCCCTACGAGGAGACCGTGCGCGGCGTGCCGCCCATGCCGCCCATCGGCTCGGGCTACCGCTTCCACGTTACCGGCCTGACCCACGACCGCAACGGGTTCCCGACCCAGCGGCCCGAGGAGGTGGTCGAGCTCATGGAGCGTATCCACCGCAAGATCGACCAGTTCTTCTACGACATCCAGCTCGTGGAGGAGATCATGACCGACGACTGCGACGTCTGCGTCATCGCCTACGGCTCGGTGGCCCGCTCGGCCGAACTGGCCGTGCAGCAGGCCCGCAGCCACGGCGTCAGGGCCGGGCTGCTCAAGCTCATGACCCTGTTCCCGTACCCCCGCAGGCACACGGAGAAGATCCTGGCCCACGCCAAGACCCTGGTGGTCCCGGAAATGAACATGGGGCAGATGTCCCGCGAGGTGAAGCGCGTCAACATGGGCCACGCCGCGGTCCGGACCATCAACCGCGTGGACGGCCAGATCGTCACTCCCTCGGAAATCCTCAAGGTCATCATGCAGGGGTAG